GTACATTTTTCAATGCTCTAAAGTCTGTATATTCTAATATAGACTTGGAAGTTGGTGTTGTTGATCTACAAGGCAATTAATGATCTTGACATTTCTACAGGGAAAAACAAAACATGTGTTTTTGTTGCAGAGAGTGTATATAGAAAAGCCATGATTGATTGGGGCCCGAGTTCCATTGATTGTTTTGTGAACCACGCACAGCGAAGTGACAGCAGTTCATTTTTCCTTGTAAAGTTGATCTCATTAAGTAGGTGTTGGTTTAGAGTTTGGTTATGGTGAGAGATGTGCAGAGAGAAAAGCTTGTAGGAGGATAGGACAATCAGATTtgattatctttctttttaaaggaTTGATCTATTTGTACCATAGAGATTAGAGATTATTCAGTTTGATAAGAATGAAAGATAGTTCTTCCACAATGGAGGAGAGAAATGCATCAATGTATATTATCTCagtaataaaaagaatgtCCATGTGTAGCCATACGTACGTACCCTTTtatcatttcttcttttctgtttCTAACAATACCATAACTTTCTTGTACCAAAAGGATGGTTTAGTATAtgtatacatacatatatcaaattcttgGAATGATTACagcatttatatttttcttttctctactTGTAAAGAAGAACAGAAAAATAGAAGCTTTGCTGCTGGAGAATAATTAAGCTGATACtgtcttttgcttttttttttcttttaggataACTGCCTTTTGTAATGATGTGAAATATCCAAGTTCATCTATGGTAAAATTTATCCGCGGTTTCACCCGCAAATTCAAGAATGTAAACATGAAAAAAAGCGCATGTCACGAACCTTATTCAATTATTGCAGGATTATGTGCTCCAATTGTCCAATCAGGTCGATATGTCCGAGTGGTTAAGGAGACAGACTTGAAATCTGTTGGGCTTCGCCCGCGCAGGTTCGAACCCTGCTGTCGACGATATATGCTTTTTAATAGCCTTGGACTTGGtcatttagttaattaattttggttAGCCAAGGTTTCACACTActaccattttcttttctcggAGAATTAATCTAAAGCCAAAATGTTTCACTTGAATTTACAATAAACGATGCTCATAAGTATTCCTTCTCTTCTAtattatatcattattattgtATTCTCTCAATTTTATAGtagtttttcaatttaaaaaatttattgtttttatatagttaatacaataatatgattattttattttatttttatattaaaataaatataataaatttttatattatttatagaaaaatatttattctattccatctattcttttcatataatcaattaattattttttaatttaaatgaattatttgtataaaatagataaaatattaattaaaagtatataataattaacaagATATAATGTTGTATTACAAGcaataataaatattgtatttaatatatagatgtaaaatttatttatatttaaaataaaatgaataaaataaaagtatctaataacaaaaataaaaaaataagtaagcAAAGCGTTGGATTAACGCTAATGGATGGTAACAAGTgtgaataaagaataaaaggaGCGTAAATAGACAAAAACGAAATCTCAAAACACCTCTCTCCTGTCGCGACGGTGATAAtatctctctctatctctatTTCTAACTTTTAATCTCAGCCCTTAGATCAGACCATATAAATACCGAAAACCCCCTCTCTTGTTTATTTCTCTCCTCTCTCGATCCCTCTAAAACCAGCGTTACTTGCCAGCGgcgaagaaacaaaaaaaaacacagcacacagagagagagagagagagagagagagagagagagaagcaTCGATACACACAAAATCAAAGAATTGtcattattactattttaattttgagataGGAATGGATCCAGACGCCGTGGCAAAGGCATTCGTAGAACACTACTATACGACGTTCGATGCAAACAGAGCTGGATTAGCTAATCTTTATCAGGAGGCATCTATGCTTACTTTTGAAGGTCAGAAGATCCAAGGTGCTCAAAACGTCGTCGCTAAGCTCACTTCCCTTCCTTTCCAGCAGTGCCAGCACAGCATCACTACTGTTGATTGTCAGCCTTCTGGTCCTGCTGGTGGCATGCTCGTCTTCGTCTCTGGTAATCTCAAGCTTACCGGTGAACAACACGCGCTTAAGTTTAGTCAGGtactctttttttctaaaaaagccaaatttatttgatcttattttgtttgttagGGTTTTGTGATTTCTCCGTTTTGATTGATCTGCTTGCGATCGCCATATCGATGTTACGGATTTATAGGTTAAGAATATGGATCTCTTTGAAATAGAATGTGAATTGTCTGAtgttagttttttttcttaaaaacatTTCTGATTTTGTTCgatttatttgtatttctttCGGTAGATCCTGGCAGCTTTTAGcatattatttaagttttaaatGCCCAAAGTTTATTGATAATGTGTTCACCTTAAATCAATATTTCGTGTTCATGTTGATGTATTTTATGCAATGGATAACGTAGTTTTGGCCTTCATTTCCGTCTTTCCTGCTTTATTTTGTGGTACttccaaattgattctttCACATAGCTTATTGGTCTTACTCAATGTTGCAGTACGTTTAATTATGGGCAAGATCCGCTACTTGCTTATTAACCAGAGTCATTCTATTTTGTGTACATGGAATAGTATCATGTGGAGACTCTTTACACTGGGTTAGCTTTACCAGTTCCTGCTTGGTTCTTAATCATTGTTATAGTTGTaaagttatttaaaaaaaaaaaattgaaatgattttttgaatttattaaggCAGCCAAAATAATTACATTGTTTAAATGATCAAATTTCTTATGCATGAAAAGCTAAATAATTGGGGCGAGTGGGTACTCGGGCATTTAACTGTTTTtgtatatttcttttagatttATCCTGTTATCCTTTTGTGTTTAACACTCTGTTGATGAACACATTGCTTGCTTGTAAGCTTAATTTGTAGTGAGCAAGAATGCAGGTTAATTCTATTGAGGCAGGTTAATGCTGCTTTACATCTTGCAATAATGGACTAGCATGTTCTTAACTCAAATTAGTTTATCTGATACGATTTGTATTAAATGTTTCTCCAATCTTAGTGACATAATTGGAGCTTGCCTATATTGTTAGTTTTAGTCATGCCCACATTCCTATAGGTATCTCtagaaattagttttattttggaCTATGTCGTTTGcttttcaagataataaatttacctAGTGATCAGCATTCTTTTGCCTTTTGGAGTAGTTCTTTtaattgttgttttctttagtTGTTTATGTACATATCTGTCCCTGTTTTCTGGCCAAGTAAAATTGTGTGATTTTCTTTCCTAACCAAATTTCCGTtttgtgcttttatttttttttctcagatGTTCCATTTGATGCCAACACCACAGGGAAGCTTTTATGTCTTGAACGACATCTTCCGGTTGAACTATGCATGAAGACAAGATACATTCAAAGACTTTATGGCCCAGACGTTCAACATTGAAACCACTTTGCTCATCTCTTTCTGGTTTTAGACATTTTAAGTGAAAACTgtgatttttgtttggtttatgTTTTATGTTTCTATGTGCCTGTTTATTGAAAACTCAGAGATGCTTCGGCATGATTTGTTGGATTGGTAAAGATGCTCTCTTGGATTACCTGTTAAAAGATTGGGTGTTGGGGATTTCATAACTTTCCTAAAATTGGAATTTTACAATAATTTGCGTAATTGCATTTGAAAGCCCGTGCGTTATTTGCCTAAAGGCTTGCCATGTGTAGTTGCTCGGCTTGCTTAATAGCCGTTGCATGTGGCAATTGTCTGTTCTCGTGCTCTTGGTTTCCTCTCATTTTTCAGAAGCTCCCGGGTCCTGTTTTATGTACCCTCAGCAACTTACAATAGCTGATAAAAGGGGCACCAGGACTCAATTGAGTCAACTTATTGTTGcgtttgaaaaaaaataaaagaaaaagagaaaagcttATTGTTGCCTTGTATGTTCCGATCCATTATTGTAAAGTTCAGAAAATTGTCTTTAATTTGTTCAATTTGATAACAGAGGCGATATATTATAGTTCTGGTTCATAAAAACGGAGCTCGAAAAGTTGAATGCAGTCAATAGAGATCACTTGTCTTTAATTTGTTCAATTTGTACGGTGCAATTTGGTCTACAAGGCAGACAACTGGGCAAAAAATGCATTTGAATGCAGGCTCTAGGCACAAGtcaattttattcttattttgcacccaagaaaacaaagaaaagagaacTTTTGCGGTACTCTACTAGATGCATAATTTCTTCAATCATTCCCGACAGCCCTTCTTTTTCAAGGGAGAACATAGCTGTGGCTGTCGGGGGTATGCCAGTCTAATGGCTCTGAACTAGGAGGAGGCCTTCTGCTTAGCACTCACACAAGCcaatttacacattttatttttcataaaaatgaaGCAGGAAGCAAACATGACGCAGTAGCTGCATATTATTCCAACAAAggccataattttttttcctttattttgtgTGTGTTTTGGAGTGCAATAAGAGTTCCTATTTCTTATCACCATGTAAGCCTAAATCAGGTATATGCGGTAGTTCTGGCATATGGAGAGgagatgatgcttctgtgtgttctttatctttttcagCATCTTTTGTATTTGCTCCGGGAAGTTTGATCATCCCGGCAAGTACACTTCCAAAGGATTTAAAAGGGTGAGTAAATCCGTCTTTAAGTTTGAGAATGAGAGAGACCTCAGATACTTGCCAGGCCACAGTTATGACAATCAAAGCTGAAAGAAGGCAGTGAGTCACAATATTTTGCCTCTTCACATGTTTTAGCTCTTTCACTATCTCTTCTGCCCCAATTTCAGTGCTGCTACCGACCTCCTCATCAGGTTTCTCAACTGAAGCAGAATCTGCCTCATCTTCTGATTCCTCCACTGTGCTGCCTCCTTTCAATACTTCCAACTGTCAACAGAAAAGAGGCTACATAAACTTGAGATTCAACCTTAACTTGAACACAGATATAAGCTGCACATCGATATCCCAGGCTAATCAACACAAAGATAAGAGTCAAACAAGAACATAATTAACACGAGAATTAATTCAGCAGAATTATTAATCAACTAAAGAACAACTGGTGCAAATCTACAAGAAAACTTTCCATCTGAATTATAATACctaataacatatattaaacTTAATAATTGCGTAGAAGCTAATTCTAAAACCATATCAAATTTCGAAATCTGTAATACCTCAGAAAGTAATCTGTTGAGGAGGTGGTGATCATTATCTTCTTGAGAACTATGACCAGAAACTTCTTTGCTGTTTCTCTTTTCTGCTAACAGTTTCTTGATTGCCTCATCAATTAGCTTCAGTTTTTGACTGGATTCCATAGATACCCACTTTTGATGAATGGAGAATATGACGCGTTAATAAGTCAAAACCCTCTCCACTCCAGTAGCTTGGCTTATCATTGCCGATAGGCAGAAGTGGGCACCGTGTGATTTTCGCCTACAATTATAGCACAACTAACCATACGTCACGCCgtctctttattttatttatcttctttGCTGTTAAGCCGTCACTTTCTTCTATTACGCATTTGGCCATTTGCTGATAGAGAATAATTTTGGTTCATGAACCGCCGGTTCTATTTCTATTGTCATATGAAATATGAGCCAGTCCTCAGAGGGGAAGGTACGGTTTTAGTTCATAGAAGCATCGATTTTAGTTTGGACTTCGGTTTGGGTTTAAGATAATTCTGGTTCAAGTTGCAAGAGGGGTTTCAAGTTGGTGCCGATTTTATAACTGTTCCAAATCACAAAAGGTTTCTTCATCCACTTTcgtttaatataataatgcGTTGAAAATAGATTAAGAAACATGTGCTGCACCCaatatttttgattttaatactttataCTAAGATATGATGGGACTCAAATGAATatgatcaaattttaatttttgctatTAACGTTTATTCCCAaatcttccttttctttttttttttttttttttcagaatgCTTAactgatttataaatttaaaaatttactgtCTCAGAGATTAATAAAAACTGTGCCAGATTCATAGGAAACACTTTTAAGTAATTACAATAATTTACAGAAAGGATATGGGATTATGTGCAATCATTCCTAACAACTGAAAACTAGCGGTGAGTATAGGGCATTATACACAAACTGAGTAAGGACACTACGAAAACCATGTTTTACCAGGCAACCTAAGACTGGTCAAGGAGATGAAACACGAGTCAGCAAGTTAGGAGCTGCTCCTACTCTAAATAGTATATATTGTCATTCTCCATATTGGCCGCAGAGCCTGATCCTACTGCTTCACTTGTCTCACCAAGTTCAGCCTGCAAGAATAGTTCAGAATCACACATTATTAGTCGAATGGCTTCAGAATGTCAAGTAACAAAACACATACCGTGATTGAACATTCATTACTGATATAGAATGCTTAACGAAGAAAACTGttgataaattatatcattCAGAACTAATTCATTTTTTGCTGGATTTTGTTTCATGCTGATTGACATGTTGCAAGAATGTAGAAAATGATAGTTGAAAGTGTGAaatgttattaatttgagCATGTTATTCTGTATAAATAATGAGGTAAGGAGGAAATAATCAAATGCTAATTGCTTCTAGTCCATAAACTGCAACTCATGCTAAGATATACGAGGCTAATATAACACAATAATCAATTCATGGTCCATAGACATCTCCCAAATTCCATGCCAGAAATCTTTTTGTGAAATACTCACTTTTGCTAGACGGTAGCGTTCAAGCATCCGATGATATTGCTGACGTGCATCAGGAGAATCAACCATTGACAGCACACGTGAGACAGCCTCATCAATAGCTCCATCAACTTTTTGTTTGCGGAATACCTTGAGAATATCTTCATCTTCACTTTCATCAACATGTTCTGTCTCATTTCTGAAACCTCGCAGACCAACTCCTTTGCGTCTCCATCGAAGCACAACCTTATCTAGAATTCCAACAGCCCAACAGATTACCTTGTAGTGCTTCCTAACTTGATAGCCTCTCACATGTGCCTGCCCAAAAAGAGAAGTGAGTAATCTAGCCTCCAAACAATATGTTATTTACTTGCTCGCTCATTGATTATGCAAGTTCACACAAAAATATGTGCCATGTCTACAAGCATAAATATTGATGCACGGAAGAATTTTCGGATTTAGCATATCCTCAAGTTTTTACAAGCACACAAAACAGATACTTGGGCAGGGACAAACCTGTATCTTCACAACTTTCTGTCGAAATGCTAGGAAATCTTTGCGACCTTTCCATCCTCTATACTTCTTCTGAATAGATAAAGCTGCTGAGTTGTAATCGCGTGCATTGCGAAAAGCCAGCTTTGACACAGCAGAAAGCCCTTGAATATCACCAATGTTGACTCCATATTCATCAATACAATTAGCAGAGACAGCAGCTTCTTTCTCTTGCCGCTTCCTAAAAGAATGTGCTCTGAAAGCTGATTGTATTCGTGCAGCAGCCTGAGCTGCATTCCGGACAGCAGCCAAGGTATCTTTAAGTGAAACTTGGTCTTCGTTGGCAGCGAAGCTCCCCTTTGCAATGCTATCTACAGTCCTCTCAGCTTCAACCTGAGCAGATCCTTTAGATAGCTCACTTTCTTCTAGTGTAAGGGATGAAAGATGACTAGTTAGTGCCAACTCTGACAGATAACCTGCAAGCCCCTTATACCCGTTATTGGCAGCAATAGATGCTGGTGTTTTTCCAATTGGATCTTGTGAAGTGGGATCTGTAACAGCCCCAGCTGATGCACCAGAAGCTAAAAGGGCTGCAACCATTTTTTCCCTGTGACACAAAACAATATACACCAGTCAGAAAACCTCTTGGCAAGTTGTACTAGCCATTTTTGTATGAGAAATAACCAAGAGTCAAGATGTAGAAGACACAGATAAGAGGATATCTTCATCTCAGAGAAAgcagaaataaaattaaaatgcagaaaaattGGAAACTAAGGAATTGCTACCCTCCAATGTCATTGAATAGCAGCAACAGGCACTCCTTTAAAACCTCATAAAGTAGAAACGCAAGCAGATGGTTGACAAACTGCTTTATTGCAGAATGCAAAATAGGCTTAATTCTCAAGGATCTGGGTAttccatttattttaaattttaaagtcaTAACTTTGCCAGGTTTATAACcactttttgttttattccATTACTCTACATATGTATCTGTTTTTATCCATATCTATTTGATCAAAATCAAACCTTGGAGCATATTGCCCTCCCCACAATTTGAGAGTTGCAGCAGTCTTCCTTCTTTTAAAGTATTAACACACTAAACAAGTAATATAAGTTCAGGGGAACATGTTAGAAGCTTGAGTATAACTTTACCTTCCAAAACGAGCAGCCCAATGAAGAGCAGTCCATCCATTAATGTCACGAAAATCTATACTGACTCCATGACTGAGAATTGGGCTCAAGGCCCACTCGAAGCCCAACCCAGCAACCATGTGTATGATCCCCTGCTCTTTCTTGGACAAGGGGCAGCTAGGTCGATTTTGAATATCTTGGGACTTGGAAGAAAACCACTGCTGCAATTTGTCTTTTAGAAGCTGTTGCAAAAGCCAATCAACAGTGCCAGATGAAGTTCCATTGCCGACTAATAGAGCCTCTATCACGCTACCCCATGAATCATCAtctgtttttaattttctcagTAGATCAATTCCTGTTTCTATGCTGTCTTCTTTGAGCAAAGAGGAATCAGACAGAAGCATTTGCACAAATCTGACAAGTAACAATAATTCTTCAGGACTCTTGGCTACTTCCATTTGGGAGTTGCAATGTGCACAACTGCCATTCTTAGAACGATATTCAAATTCTCTAATCTCACTGCAGGACTCTCGATTGCCAATAGTAATGCAGAAAGTGACCTTCCCTGGAAGGTGGGGAGGGGCTTCGCAGCGGAGAACACCTTCTTGAATGATTTCAACAGGAACCTCAATATTACCAAACATGCATGTCCATGCAGATTCTGATGGATCACAGAGAAAAGATCCAATAATGATGACCTGCAATAAGAACGAAGCTTCGCTAATTTGCAATTATTATAAAGGGAAAACTCACATGGAGAAAAATTGGTCCAAGATGATCTAGTGGCCTTACTTCTTTCTGAAGATGTAGCCCAAAATCATTTGGAATGGAGAAGGAAAATCCATATAGCCAACCCCAAGTAACTTGGAATTGAGGCTTAGTTGAGTTGAGTATAAAGGGAAACTCACCCAAACAGCATATGCACCAGAAaaccatttaaaattttttaaacataTTCACATACTGGTATAGAAGTGATAAATGCGGTGGACAGTAAACCGAGCACTTTTGTCTACActgtttccattttccaatAGATAACTCATTGGGAGGAATGTGGATTTCAGATTTGAAGCTTCATGTCACTCATTGAGCTAGCAAATATAGTTCAACTAATCAAAGTGTGTTCTCATCAAATCTAGCTACCTAGGCTTGCAAATGACAGCGAAACCAATAAGCAACTGAAGCAATTAGGTTTCTGTTACAACATGTATATTATATAGGAAAGTCTGTCTATAGCTTGATCATAGGAGACTAATTAGATGCCAAATTAGGAGTGCTTCCTTGTATATGTAATATTATTGTGAATAATACACTACGAATTATTTTCCCAAGTCTGATTTCAATTAGTTGATTAAGCCTAGagatggaaaaaaaaagaaaggaagtttGGATCATTATTAGAGATTGATAGCACTTGAGAACATACTGGTGCTGATCCTACTATAATTCTGAATTTTATTAGCCAAGAGGATAGCCCAAAAGCATGCTCTATTAAACCACTTAGGATCACATAATATATCCTATTCTGCTAGTCATAACTTCAACTTCTGAAGTCCAGAAAGCTATAACTGGAATATCAAGGCTCTGCAAAGTAGTAGTGGGAACAATGTTATCAATTATAACTCTATTATGCCACTCCAAAGCAAAAGCCTACTTCATTAAGTGCTGGAGCAATGGATTAGTATATTCTCCAAACCACACCACAGGTACATTCTTGGAATATTGTCAAAGCCTCATATAATGAAAGGACAAAAGTCCAAAAAATGCAAGCGAGGTATGGATTTGGTTGGGGCATACCTTTGTAACCTCAGTGTTATAGCCCCATTCTGGGGATATTTCACAGATTCTGAATTTCTGCTGTTGTGCAACTGTAAGACTTGAATCTGCTTCAATCGGCACTTCAAGCTGGCCTTGGTCATATAGCACTGAATAATATTCAGGATTGGTATCATAGGTTTCCGAGATTGAAGAGTAAGCAGGAATGTCAAAATTCTCGACTTCTTGAGTTAGCAAGGTAGAAGCTGGCAATTTATAAGCGTTTCAAGGATCAGTGACAGTTTACAATACATTGAAAGACAACTCAATTACTAAAAAGAGCAAGAGGAGCTGTACAATTGCTGCC
The sequence above is drawn from the Ricinus communis isolate WT05 ecotype wild-type chromosome 7, ASM1957865v1, whole genome shotgun sequence genome and encodes:
- the LOC8286782 gene encoding nuclear transport factor 2B; the protein is MDPDAVAKAFVEHYYTTFDANRAGLANLYQEASMLTFEGQKIQGAQNVVAKLTSLPFQQCQHSITTVDCQPSGPAGGMLVFVSGNLKLTGEQHALKFSQMFHLMPTPQGSFYVLNDIFRLNYA
- the LOC8286781 gene encoding uncharacterized protein LOC8286781 — translated: MESSQKLKLIDEAIKKLLAEKRNSKEVSGHSSQEDNDHHLLNRLLSELEVLKGGSTVEESEDEADSASVEKPDEEVGSSTEIGAEEIVKELKHVKRQNIVTHCLLSALIVITVAWQVSEVSLILKLKDGFTHPFKSFGSVLAGMIKLPGANTKDAEKDKEHTEASSPLHMPELPHIPDLGLHGDKK
- the LOC8286780 gene encoding calmodulin-binding transcription activator 4, producing MSQSGYDINALFQEAQMRWLKPAEVQFILQNHEKYQLNQEPPQKPTSGSLFLFNKRVLRFFRRDGHNWRKKKDGRAVGEAHERLKVGNVEALNCYYAHGEQNPNFQRRSYWMLDPAYEHIVLVHYREISEGKSTPGSAAQLSPSSFSPSPSSYTTQNQDSTSIFSDSHDPYHNSSSPGSVEVSSGIVIQDDGLISIEELTSSRENENSQFFRRLEEQLSLNEDSINDVPLDYNQEGAVEDLELLAYEGQFSKKSLSSNLLPGSEYIANNQGYGGHARMQLQTNSLVHHEDAGEIGSFHQSFSQEHADGSKESISWNDVLEFQEKPHPSLREPAEELEYSRWLNFNGNNGSNSSTLLTQEVENFDIPAYSSISETYDTNPEYYSVLYDQGQLEVPIEADSSLTVAQQQKFRICEISPEWGYNTEVTKVIIIGSFLCDPSESAWTCMFGNIEVPVEIIQEGVLRCEAPPHLPGKVTFCITIGNRESCSEIREFEYRSKNGSCAHCNSQMEVAKSPEELLLLVRFVQMLLSDSSLLKEDSIETGIDLLRKLKTDDDSWGSVIEALLVGNGTSSGTVDWLLQQLLKDKLQQWFSSKSQDIQNRPSCPLSKKEQGIIHMVAGLGFEWALSPILSHGVSIDFRDINGWTALHWAARFGREKMVAALLASGASAGAVTDPTSQDPIGKTPASIAANNGYKGLAGYLSELALTSHLSSLTLEESELSKGSAQVEAERTVDSIAKGSFAANEDQVSLKDTLAAVRNAAQAAARIQSAFRAHSFRKRQEKEAAVSANCIDEYGVNIGDIQGLSAVSKLAFRNARDYNSAALSIQKKYRGWKGRKDFLAFRQKVVKIQAHVRGYQVRKHYKVICWAVGILDKVVLRWRRKGVGLRGFRNETEHVDESEDEDILKVFRKQKVDGAIDEAVSRVLSMVDSPDARQQYHRMLERYRLAKAELGETSEAVGSGSAANMENDNIYYLE